One genomic region from Bufo bufo chromosome 3, aBufBuf1.1, whole genome shotgun sequence encodes:
- the PRICKLE4 gene encoding prickle-like protein 4 isoform X2 yields MAPETPEQIIMSPAPAVSSCDSDSGCALEEYLDLKERFCTALGEFERRELQKFSAHRRVHSMRNGVILQVTADMSDFCMRCGGKILMGDTAVCTERFEDENLRWHLKCFVCETCHLPLSQFIYFLQDRRIYCGRHHAELSRARCAACDQLIMSEKCTIAEGLCWHVEHFCCWECEIVLGGSRYVMKGGRPFCSGCFQRLHAESCEACGEAIDPDGELVMLKGQYWHTLPSCFCCSSCRTPLHRLDFMIHDDRPYCSQHCLSSGPGMHHPSKCHSNMTRASSANYSHHTHCTPWNKTIVGSNGKQITSSLYETCSLSRCQEVLPRLCLDTGREPSESWLPEHSQIVEGVEDTSCSSSDSEPEGFFLGRPIPNYSLRRGTNSLVHGESNSIKRRHRVKSCKVS; encoded by the exons ATGGCACCAGAGACTCCAGAGCAGATTATTATGTCCCCGGCGCCTGCCGTCTCCTCTTGTGACAGTGATTCCGGCTGTGCCTTGGAAGAGTATCTTGATCTTAAG GAAAGGTTCTGTACCGCTCTGGGAGAGTTTGAAAGAAGGGAACTTCAGAAATTCAGTGCACATCGGAGAGTCCACTCCATGAGAAACGGGGTCATTTTGCAGGTCACTGCAGACATGTCTGACTTTTGTATGAGG TGTGGTGGCAAGATTCTTATGGGTGACACCGCTGTGTGTACAGAAAGATTTGAAGATGAGAATCTTCGCTGGCATCTTAAATGTTTTGTCTGTGAAACATGCCACCTTCCCTTGTCCCAGTTCATATACTTTCTACAGGACCGCAGAATTTATTGTGGCCGTCATCATGCAGAGCTTTCTAGAGCGCGTTGTGCAGCTTGTGACCAG CTGATTATGTCCGAGAAATGTACTATAGCTGAAGGACTCTGCTGGCATGTGGAACACTTCTGCTGCTGGGAGTGTGAGATAGTGTTAGGAGGAAGTCGTTATGTTATGAAAGGTGGAAGACCTTTCTGCAGTGGCTGTTTTCAGCGTCTTCATGCTGAAAGTTGTGAGGCCTGTGGTGAAGCTATTG ATCCCGATGGAGAACTTGTGATGTTAAAAGGGCAGTACTGGCACACGCTGCCCTCCTGTTTCTGCTGCTCCAGTTGTAGGACACCTCTCCATAGGTTAGACTTTATGATTCATGATGATCGCCCCTATTGCTCCCAACACTGTTTGTCATCTGGCCCTGGGATGCACCATCCTTCCAAGTGCCACAGCAATATGACAAGAGCTTCATCTGCAAACTACAGCCATCACACACATTGCACTCCCTGGAACAAGACGATAGTGGGATCAAACGGCAAACAAATAACATCCTCACTGTATGAAACATGTTCCCTCTCAAGGTGTCAAGAAGTGCTCCCAAGACTATGTTTAGACACAGGGAGGGAGCCAAGTGAATCCTGGTTGCCAGAACACAGCCAGATCGTGGAAGGTGTGGAGGACACTTCATGCTCATCATCGGACTCTGAGCCAGAAGGATTTTTCCTTGGCAGGCCTATCCCAAATTACTCACTCAGAAGGGGAACAAATTCACTAGTCCATGGAGAAAGCAATTCCATAAAAAGACGTCACAGAGTAAAGAGCTGCAAAGTGTCCTAG
- the PRICKLE4 gene encoding prickle-like protein 4 isoform X1 translates to MAPETPEQIIMSPAPAVSSCDSDSGCALEEYLDLKPHSSSLKHMLPNNDTEEIKFVQTLLQLLPPQDCDERFCTALGEFERRELQKFSAHRRVHSMRNGVILQVTADMSDFCMRCGGKILMGDTAVCTERFEDENLRWHLKCFVCETCHLPLSQFIYFLQDRRIYCGRHHAELSRARCAACDQLIMSEKCTIAEGLCWHVEHFCCWECEIVLGGSRYVMKGGRPFCSGCFQRLHAESCEACGEAIDPDGELVMLKGQYWHTLPSCFCCSSCRTPLHRLDFMIHDDRPYCSQHCLSSGPGMHHPSKCHSNMTRASSANYSHHTHCTPWNKTIVGSNGKQITSSLYETCSLSRCQEVLPRLCLDTGREPSESWLPEHSQIVEGVEDTSCSSSDSEPEGFFLGRPIPNYSLRRGTNSLVHGESNSIKRRHRVKSCKVS, encoded by the exons ATGGCACCAGAGACTCCAGAGCAGATTATTATGTCCCCGGCGCCTGCCGTCTCCTCTTGTGACAGTGATTCCGGCTGTGCCTTGGAAGAGTATCTTGATCTTAAG CCCCATTCCAGTTCTCTAAAACACATGTTACCCAACAATGACACAGAAGAAATCAAGTTTGTCCAGACTCTGCTTCAGTTGCTGCCGCCACAAGACTGTGAT GAAAGGTTCTGTACCGCTCTGGGAGAGTTTGAAAGAAGGGAACTTCAGAAATTCAGTGCACATCGGAGAGTCCACTCCATGAGAAACGGGGTCATTTTGCAGGTCACTGCAGACATGTCTGACTTTTGTATGAGG TGTGGTGGCAAGATTCTTATGGGTGACACCGCTGTGTGTACAGAAAGATTTGAAGATGAGAATCTTCGCTGGCATCTTAAATGTTTTGTCTGTGAAACATGCCACCTTCCCTTGTCCCAGTTCATATACTTTCTACAGGACCGCAGAATTTATTGTGGCCGTCATCATGCAGAGCTTTCTAGAGCGCGTTGTGCAGCTTGTGACCAG CTGATTATGTCCGAGAAATGTACTATAGCTGAAGGACTCTGCTGGCATGTGGAACACTTCTGCTGCTGGGAGTGTGAGATAGTGTTAGGAGGAAGTCGTTATGTTATGAAAGGTGGAAGACCTTTCTGCAGTGGCTGTTTTCAGCGTCTTCATGCTGAAAGTTGTGAGGCCTGTGGTGAAGCTATTG ATCCCGATGGAGAACTTGTGATGTTAAAAGGGCAGTACTGGCACACGCTGCCCTCCTGTTTCTGCTGCTCCAGTTGTAGGACACCTCTCCATAGGTTAGACTTTATGATTCATGATGATCGCCCCTATTGCTCCCAACACTGTTTGTCATCTGGCCCTGGGATGCACCATCCTTCCAAGTGCCACAGCAATATGACAAGAGCTTCATCTGCAAACTACAGCCATCACACACATTGCACTCCCTGGAACAAGACGATAGTGGGATCAAACGGCAAACAAATAACATCCTCACTGTATGAAACATGTTCCCTCTCAAGGTGTCAAGAAGTGCTCCCAAGACTATGTTTAGACACAGGGAGGGAGCCAAGTGAATCCTGGTTGCCAGAACACAGCCAGATCGTGGAAGGTGTGGAGGACACTTCATGCTCATCATCGGACTCTGAGCCAGAAGGATTTTTCCTTGGCAGGCCTATCCCAAATTACTCACTCAGAAGGGGAACAAATTCACTAGTCCATGGAGAAAGCAATTCCATAAAAAGACGTCACAGAGTAAAGAGCTGCAAAGTGTCCTAG